A window of Balaenoptera ricei isolate mBalRic1 chromosome 12, mBalRic1.hap2, whole genome shotgun sequence genomic DNA:
GAGAACTGAGATGGGCACGAGGGTCTCAGCAACCTGAAGGGCATAAGCCCTCTAGGTGGAGAGGAGAGACAGTGACACAGCAGTGGGCTGTGGGGGAGGAGAAGGTGATAAAATGTGAACAAAAGGTATAGACAAGCTCCCTGTTAGATCTGGGCaaagagaggaggaaacagggagagagagtcttgtgtctgtgtgtctagGACTTTATTCAGGCACTATTTACACACcatgaaatgcacagatcttaagtgtacagctctAGACTCTTGAAGGAAAGGctgaagatgaagaagaaagcCCCTTTTGAGTAGGAGGATGGGGATGGGCTCCTCAGAGAAGGTAAAGGGTGATCCCATCTTCCTTCTAAACTTCCTTCTGTCCCATGGTTGGTAGCACCATCCTCTCCACAGATGGTCTTTCCACCCAAAAACATAAAGACACCCTAATTTCCAAAAGCCTTATCACTAGTTATTctgaaaatggaaagaatttaATATGAACACACTTGTTGGCTCATTTTCCCCTTAACTGttcgcaattaaaaaaaaaaaactgcctgaGATGAGAAGGCAAAACACCCCAAAAGTTGCTCTGAACATTATCAAGCCCTGTGACAGGAGAGAGCTTGATcatggaagagaaaggaagccTTTTCTTAGGATGACAACAGAGCAGGATACCCACCCCCACCTCTTTTTCTAAATAACTTAGATTTCTCTTATAAAAGGAATACACATTCATTGTACAAAgcataaataaacttaaaattaccCATAATGATACTAAAAAGCACTTTTTATTATATCTTTGCAGTCTTTTTTCTAAGCACAAAGACATCCTATGAAAACAATTTGTATCCAGAATGCACGTTATCCATTATCACTTAACTCAAATGTGATAATTCTCTTGAATTAAAAAGGTAATTTTCTTGAAGCAACCCAACAAGAAGACTTTTCATTGGGACACTAACTAGATTATTCTATATCCACAAAACCTGGTGTGTGACCAAAATTCTCAATCAAGGTGTAAACTCCaccaaaaattattcaaaataaaaaaactccaaaagcctcttctctctttttgacCAATGGACGTACCTTTCATTTGAATCTGTGTATTAACAAGGCAGAATTAACTATGGAAAAAAAgatcacaggggcttccctggtggcgcagcggttgagaatctgcctgccaatgcaggggacacgggttcgagccctggtctgggaagatcccacatgccacggagcaactgggcccgtgagccacaattattgagcctgtgtgtctggagcctgtgctccgcaacaagagaggccgtgacagtgagaggtccgcgcaccgcgatgaagagaggcccccgcttgccgcaagtagagaaagccctcgcacagaaacgaagacccaacacagcaaaaataaataaataaataaaattaagacgtgttaaaaaatatatatatataaaaaaaaaaaaaaaaaaagatcacagatGTTGCTAGTAGTCCTTTCATAAGTATCCTTGACTTTTCCTGGGATGATTTTTAACCTTATTAATCCTCAAAACATCCCCGTGAGGGCTCTATCATTTAAAGGGGGAAATTAAAGGAAGCCAAGGATGACGGCTCACACCCAGTCTGCAAATAAAGGCGGGTCGGGGGAGCCTGCCTCCTCCTTCTGGAAGACCACGCCCACTCCTAccccagggaggtgggaggggctaGTAAGGTGTCAAGGATAAATAAACTAgttcctcattttcttcttcttcagaaCAATGAGTTAACTCAACCCAAGGATCTTCCACATATTAAATGCAGCCCACTGTCCCTCTCTGAAGTTTAACATGGGAATGTTGCAGAAGTTTGAGACGTGACTTGCAACTAAATGCTTTTAAAGTCTCAGGCTAGTTTGGGTGATGGTCCGTCTGTTTacctagatacacacacacacacacacaccccacaaacacacacacacacactttcactACCTAAACATCCATCCATATAAACTGCTTCTGGTATAAGCTTACTAAATACTGAACCATCTGGGGTTTGatgaagaaatggaatattttagcTTAACAAAAGGCCCTTGTCTACCAGAGATagtacatgttattttttttagttgtaaTATTTGTAGTGTTTTCATTATAGCAAGCATAATCATGTTTTAGCACCAAATCAATGACACACTTTCTTCCGACTTGTTAGAGAGCTTCCACACCCCATCACAAACAGGAGAAAAACCAGTTGACTAATTAGAATTGTTATGTGGAGTATTAGCTCATAAGAACTAAGCAGAAAAGCTATCTTCACCAATCTGAAAACTCAACATCTTACCTCCTTGGCTTGAAACAGATTTGATTCCATTAACATTTGCAGAAACGAATGAAGCAGCTCTGTCAGTTGTACTACTGacatagaaaacataaaagataTTAATAGATGGTTGACCATAGCAGCTCAGGACAAAAACATCCTTAGGCAGAAGCAAAGGATGTTGTTAAGGgtttttcacatttcattttgAAGAAGCATTATTTCTTTACTTCAACCATGTCAAAGGTAATATTTGGTACTTTCAAACATGTAGGATAAAATGGCTAATTTAAAGTGAGTTTCCAACTTTTTACCTCAAAATTCCATCTAAGTGGATAAATAGAGAACATAAGGACTCCAATAATAACTGCTCATGCAAACCTGGCAATCAGAAATAAGTAGCACACTCAACTGTGATGTATACTTGAGAACTAATAGATTTGAATTTTTCTAAAGAAACAGCTGAATCCTGTAAATAGTTCAtctaaaaaataacagaatactgtAAATTGTTCAACTAAGATGcagtatatttgaaaatatgtcaAATAAGTTAAGCAGAAAAGGCTTGCCCAGTGTATCAGTCAAAAATGCTAGAATACAAGGAAATGATCAGGGGGTGAAGGTGAAACTGATGTTCATGGTTTCCAAGAGCTGTTTCCAACTCTgagtcttccttctcttcttactGGCAGTTTCAACATGGGCATGTTACTAAGCccctctgagtctcaattttcacattttaaaaataggataacTACTTACATCACAGAGCTTTTGTGTGGATGAATGGGATTATCTGATGGTGCTTTCTGGATTCTATCatgaaacaaaataagcaaatattataAAGATCAATCAATTCTGCTTTTCACTTCCTACCGGAACTGCCTATGAAAaatcttactttcttttttctatccCATCATGTTCTAAAACTAAGTATAAAGTGACATGCCAGGAATAAATTCCCCagtgaaaattaatttgtttaatacAGATTTATTCAGACTCTTATTTAGGCTAATTTGTactctttgcctttttaaaaatttatttgctaAAGCGGCTGCACTTTTCTCTCTCAGATGCTCGTTTTATACCTCAACACAAATCTTCCTCAAGTTAAAATAAATACCACCATTAGTTAATTATGAGCTGCCAAGATAATGGACAAATAATAACAGGAAAGGCCTCCAACAGGCAATATTATAACTTATATGCCTAAAAGCTTTAAGTCAAATATGCCAGTTCTTCTTAAAGGTTAACccaattaaatgcaaaaaaaacaaaataaataggcAGATAGGGTAGCTCTGAGTATCTGCACTGTTAGATTTCAAATTTAACTTGGAAATCAACAGTGGGGAGGAAGTGCTGGAGGGggaaagaggatttttttaaaaaggcttctcAGCTGGATCCTTCCCGTCCAAGTGGCATCACATAAGACATCATGCAAGGGAAGGTTGGAGACACTCACTTTAGCTACTGAAATGACTACGTAAATCAGATGATCCTTTGGTGAACTAGTCTAATTGTCTCAGGTTTGCCTTGAGAGGAAAGACCCTCTATTACTGCTTTAAATATCACCCTCTCCTTAATAAATCTCATTTTCTCCAATGCACGGTCAGCTTTATTATAGAATCTCTATAAAGATCAGAGCTTGAAAGCCCTagacttccctctttttttttttttcagatgaggaaagaaaacctgaaaacaaAAACCTATCATGAAAATGACTTGCCAAGGTCATGTGGCTGGTAAGCGGCAGCCCTGCTAGAACAGAGGCCAGGACCCTTCCCACCACATCATACAGGGAACACGTTTCGAGTCATAGATATCATAGATGCCAACGTGTGGCATCTCCCAGCTGTCTCCCAGCCCACAAATGATACAGCCTGCCCTGTGTATTCACTCCTGAAGTTCAGCTATTAAGTGACGACTTTCTCTTACTTAAGACCTTACTTCCTATTAACATGAACGATAAAGTGTTTTTAGTCATTTACATTATAATGTCAATGAATTTAAGATAACCCTTCCCGAAAACAGGCTTTGAGTAAAGGAAGAAATACACAACCACTATGTGGTAAATAAATGTATTGAAAACACTAATACAACCGTGAACAGGAAATAGTTGCCACCCTCAAAGGGCTTCCAATCATATGGACACCTCCATTCTGCCCCTATAACAGGAAGGGttcctttactttctctttttctcttattacaCAGTTTAAATGGATGAAGGCATCTTATTCCTCTTTCCCCATCTATGTAAATGTCTgttggaatgaatgaatattccTTCCCTCCACAGGTCTTTCCACAGTTTGACCTAAGGATTCTTTCAAAAAGGAAAAGCCCTTCTGTGATCATTTTTTCCTCAACCATAAAGTGATGCTTTACAGACTCATTCACACTCtggtctcttcttttttctaagcTTTTACGCAGTGGAACAGATTTCCAAAATGCCAGTGGTGACTAAGAAAAACCTGGTGAGAATTTATTGGCCCGAACTTTTAAGCAGAGGCAGGAATCCTGGCTTTCATTCCTTGTTCTATCAAGACTTGTGCGAGCTTGTTGCTCTGAATCTTATCTCCTAACGGAAAAGCCCTCACCCCTTCCCAGCGCAGCAAGCATCTCCACTTGCAAAGAAATGAATGATTACTGTGCAAACAAAATAATATTCTTGTACATACTGAAAAGCTAAAATTACAGAGAAGAATGGCAGTAATGTGTGATTACTTCCTTTGAAGACTTTCATCACCCGGGCATCTGTGCCTTATTCCATCATAATGTCCTTTTAGTTCACAGTTTCAAAACACCACATGTATATAATTCCTAAGCATGAAAAAGAACTGAAACTTCAGGTCAACGATAGAagagcagattttttttcccccctttggccgcaccgcgtgcagcatgcgggatcttagttccccaaacccgcgctccctgcagtggaagctcggggtcttaaccactggactgccaaggaagtcccatgaAGAGCAGATTTTTAATAGAGGCAGAGCCAAATTACATTAATGCACTTAATTTGGGGTATGTATTTCTGAAATGCACGGCACCGGAAGATGCTGCCATCTGGTCTAAGGGACCAGTTTCTGCGTCACTCACTTGACAGCCAGGTCCTGGACCCCTGAGTGCAGCCAGGATGCAAGAGGCCACCGGGGCTGCAGGGACCACAAGATTTTGCCCTCAGAAGCTGCAGGAGACAGGATCACAGAAAGGTGCCGAGACAGGGGTGAGCACAAGCCAGCAAAGGCCTATCAGCCAGCCTGCCAGTGACGACACCTGTGACAGAGGTTTCCTGGAGGAGAACAGGTAAGAGGTAGGCaggtgaggtggaggaggagggagggagaggtgatTCTGGTAGAGAGAGACAAACGGGAAGGGGTTCCTGCCTGACCTGCACTAGGATCTCGGTTGATAACTGAAGAagcaagggtggggtgggggaaggagatgAGCCCAGAGAGGGGGCAGCAGCAGAGCCCTGAGCTTGTCTCAGGCCGTATCCTGAAGACTGTGGGGAGGGACTAGATCCGGTTAGGATTTTAGAAACACTCCAGCCGGCCGTGTGGAGGGGGCTCTGAAGCTCCCGTGGTGAGGGAGAGCTGGAGATGAAGGACCAGAGGAGAAGACCCCAGCCCAGGAACCAGAGACGGGGCTTCGCTCCGGCCTCTGCCGCTTGAGAGTGACGTGACCTCTGACTGGGACCTGTCGCTCaagctctctgtacctcagtctcTCTACCTCCCTTGCAGAGTTACTGCAGGGAATGAACAAGGGCTCAGGAAGGACGGGTTGTGCAGTAAGAACTTAATAAATGCAGCTGCTGGGAGTGATGGTAGCATCGaggctatgtgactttgggagTCAGCGTGACCTTGGACGAGGACAAGGAACAACTTCTCTGACCTCGGTTTCTTCCTCTATAAACGAGAAGAAATTAAGATAATACCGCCCACCTCATAAAGTTGCTGTCAGGATCGATTGGAGGAGATAAAATGTATAAATCACCTGGCCCTCGACCGAGAGCTACTTGAGTCGCAGAAGTAGTAATAACAGCAGCAGTAGTGGAGGGCTGGTAGTAGTACTAGTGCCAGTAGTAGCAGTAATTTGAGGGACATGAGACCAAAGTGTCTCTTCTATAATGCAGGTGAGAAATTATACGGTGCTGGACTAAAGCGGTGGCAGtgagaactactgaagcccgcgtgcctagagctcgggctccgcaacaagagaagccactgcagtgagaagcccgtgtaccgcatcgaagagtagcccccactcaccgcaactagagaaagcccgtgcgcagcaacaaagacccaacgtagccaaaaacaaaataaaaaataataataataacaattttttaaaagacaggtgAAGGTTTGAAATTGACAAGTGCAGGAAATGGGAGACAAGAGAGTAAACTACAAAATGCAATTATGCACATGGTGCACACACCACATGGAAAATGAAACAGACTCAGTTGTTCCCTCCATCTAGAAAGAGATGATGTCTTTGAGGAGACTATGCGCTGGGCAAGGGTACCCTATGAAGCCAGGTTGTTTCAAAGGTGAGAGAAAAACGGAAGATACTAGAAGCAAACAGGTGtcagagatgagaagggcaggtagGCTAGTGTGGCGAGGGGAACAgtagaagcaaaggaaaagagtGGACGAGAGACATGAGGAAGATTCAATTTTCAAAAGAATTCTCTCAGTCTAAGCTTAAAAATCAATTAGCTGCGACTACTGCCTTGAAATTTCTGTTTTGAGCAAATAGGTCAATGGAGGTAGGTGTATATCCAAAAATGCTGAAATAAAACAGTAATGATGCAAGAGCTTGATATAGATGATTGTAACAAAACCCTGGATCAGATTTTTTCCATAGCCCTGAGTATGATAACGGAGCACCACCAAATAAGCCGGTACTAAAAGATCAATGACTTTTAAAAGGTTTTCGGAAGGTTGACCCTTTTTCATTCACTCAAATAAATGCTTAAGGGCCGAAGAACTGTGCCCTACAAGGAACACAAAGAAAATTAAGGCCAATCCTGCCTTCAAATTGTTGACGCCTAACTTCTCTCCACATATATGAAAATCCACAGGAACTTCCAGAATGAGGAAGGCTCTAGGAAAAAAGGGAATGATAGAGCGAATATTTGCCCATGTTCAAGTTCAAAAATACACCAGCGCCTCTGACCCCACATCCGTCTCCAAACTCTACCATCAAATAGGTATgaatacttcttttttcttcccccctcCTGCTCTCCCACATCACAGAGAACGACCAACAGTTAGTGGCTGGTTATGATTCCAACTACAACACCGACTAAGGTCCAGCTCCACGGTCTGACCCATTTGGTCCTCATAACAACACCACAAAGGGGCCAGGATTATTCCCTTAAACGCAGGGGGAAACGcagtggggctcagagaggttaaggaaattGCCCAGTCTCTAAGCAGTACTAATTGCTCGGGCCAATGTACCTTTCAGGTTCACCTCACTTCGAAGCATTTACTCTTTTAATCACTGCCTCCACACCAAATTTCCCTAACCATTGTTCCAAAGGGAAACCTGTTAAGTACAGTTTTCATTTCATCCTTTGGCAATTTAGAATTCTTTTATTCATGGACTTTTAACATGTTTAATTCATTCCTTAATATTTTACAGATTGAGTttatggaggttttttttttaagcagtttgGTTTAAAAGTCTATTCATTCTCAAATACCTACACAAATGGGGATTCACCACATAATCCACAAACCATCTTCTAGACAGCACTTTCTACCTTCCAGCTGAGGGACTAACAAAGCAGCAAAGCACGCTAATTTGGTGTTGCAGAGTAGGAATCGAGAACAAAGCAAGGACCTGAACTAAAAACAGGAGGCCTGATCAAAGAACAAACCCACAGACACTGGTGTCCCCCTACATGCAACATCAGTCAACTCAGAAGTTACAACAGCTGCATCAGGGGAGTAGGCAACCTACAGGGATTCGAGAAGGTGCCAGGCATTGCCCCACCTCAAGAAGCAGTGATTAAAGTACATCTGACTTTCTGGACACAGCCCTGCTCTGCTGTGTCCCAGCTGAGGGGCCTGGGGCAACTtcttgacttctctgtgcctcagtttccacatccatGAAATGGGAATATCAGAGGTTGTTACTAGGATTCCATGAACCATACCTGATACacagaaagcactcaataaattttagctaaTTATCTTATATATGTTCAAGCTTTTTCCCTTCGggacagtatttttttaatggcagGTTACAACCCCAAAATGTGTTATGAAATCAATTTAGAGGGTCACAACCAGCAATTCTGGTAAATTAAATAGAACAGAATATTGTATTTCAACATTAATAAagtcatattttatattaactttgtaATTTGTCTTTCACGTACATGGTAACATTAGTGGCGCTTTGTGAATCTCTGTTTTCATCCATCCACGTGTCAGTGTATGTATCAGAGAGCAAGAGTGTTTCTTTCTAGGGCCACAATcaaaaaaatttgagaaccactgacttacaGAATGAGGATGGTAGGGAGtaagggaagatgaaaaagtgtaATGTGCCagaaaccactttttaaaatgcagacagCTGCAGCAAAAGGAAAGCCCCTCTAAATGGACATTCAGGATAACCCAGGAGATACCCTCAGTGTACAAGTCTGTTCATGGCTAGGCTGCTGCAGGCGTTTCAGTAATCCGAGGTTAACAACAGGCTTTTACTTCCAAAGCAAATCAAACTGCAAAACTGGAAGTACAGATGTTATCTTGATGCTGGGCAAGATGGGAAAAATTGACATGACTTATCCAGTTAAGTCCTCTTGCAATACTCGTCAAAGTAGACACTATGCCAGATATCAAATGCTCTTAAAAACTATCAGGGTTTGGGAGAGATATGAAAATGTCTTAAAACAGAAATTCTTACATGTGGAGGTAGATTTAACCTAGCAGTTCTGTTATAAGCAAATTCCTAGGTGAAAATGTAACTACCTGTACaagaagatgaaatggaaaataactaTAAACGTAAATAATCATTTTAGAATCTATAAAGACATTTATTTACATATCCACAAGGCTGTatgatgtgggtttttttttaatttttattggagtatagctgctttacaatgctgtgttagtttctgctgtatgtaCGATGTGGTGTTTAACAATACCACCCTTAGACTGTGTAGGAGGGGCCACAGCCCTGGGCCCCACTCATCTTCCTGCAGAGGTCCTGGGACCAGGTGGACTTACCCATCCAGAGCCAGTATCCCTCAATCTGGTTTTAGGCTACACTCTGAGTCCCCAGAATTCCCGGATCAAATACCAGGACACTTCCAGGGCATGAACAGGCTCCTTTCAGGTCTGGCCTCCCAAAGGGGGACTTTGCCACTGGTTGGGGCCAGAGGCATAGTTAGGGGGTGGCAGAGGGTGTGGACAGACTGGACATGCAAGTGGACACGATGCCCTTTACCTCACTGAACGTATCACAGGTGAAGAACCAAGGGAAGCAGGTCCTGGCCCAGGGGAAGATTCTCCCAACCAGCTCTGAGCTCTGGGAAATCTGAGAATTCAAAGTTCAAGCCTAGCTTTCCAGGCCATTATGAAGATATCTTTGCCAAGGTAGGAggatagaatatatataaatgctCATTAGCTTGATTCAtaacatttaaacatttagaCACATGCTACACAAGGGCCTCCATCTGTTCTCTTGCACAGgaccctgcagagttataagcAGGCTTAGTGCTTAGAACATGGACCAGAGCCACACTGCTGGGTTCTTACCCCACCTCACCCAGTGACATTCACCGGCTATGTGAACTTGGGAAAGCCTCTTAAtccctctgtgtctcagtttcctcatctgtaaaacagagatgatAACAGCACTCTCTTCATATGGGTTGTTGTAATGACTAAATGAATCAGTGCCTGGAACAACACGCAGTGCATAATGTAAGTACTCCATAAATTCTGTCTTCGTATTATTCTCTGTATAAAACCGATTGGCCACTGCAAACTTCTAGATAAAACCATAGCCAGGAAGTTATTCTGTGTATTTCTTCTCTCCCACtcctttctaattttaaatatcataCTTTATGCCACTCTAAAAGACCACTATTTTCTATTCTGAAAAGGACAAGTCATCTAACTGCTGACCTGCCTGATGCAAGTTCTTCTGAAATTAGATACATGTTCATCTGGAAGACCCCCAACCTGGCAGATAGCTCAGGCCTCTGGCTGGATCGAAGTCTGGCAAGCTGGCTTTCCGTGTCAATTTCACGGACTAAACATTTGGAGACATTaccaattttaagtgtaaaaaGGACATTTCCTAACCTTCATATTCATGAGATTCACAGCTACAAGCCAGGCAGGTCCTTCTCGATTCACAAACCAGAGGCTGAAATACTTGAAGCTATCAGCAAGGAAAGGCTACCAGACCAGAGAAatgaagctaaaaatagagcccTACCAGTGGAAAAATAGATGGCAGAAGACAATCCCTTACGTGGCTACTTATTAGTCCACAGGCTTCTTATTATTCAACGAAGGTGTAGCATCAATATAGTATTTACAAATTGCCAACAACCCTTTCAGTGACTTACATTTCTTCAACCTAAAATGACAGAACAACTTGAAGAGGAATATTTGCCCCATTTTAATGACATGCGGGCAGCCTATAGCATCTTGTGTCATTTCACCACAAAACCTCTCAACTCTCTAGCTGTTTGCTATACGTTGAGGTCTGAAATGGGAGAAGTACAAGGAAAAGATTCAAGGTCATATTTACCCTTTAAAATAGGTACCTAACCTACATGTTTAATACAGTGAGTATtcaatctttcatttttttccaattattcagaagaacctttaaaatatatgatttgccaACCTGCTGAGAGGCTGGAACTCTTTCCCAAGCTACATCTATTTAGTCTCCCATAAAAAGAACATTGCTAAATCACTGTTAATTTCAACAATAGTTTCTCTATTAACCCAAATCTTCTCCAAACCCAAAATGGAGTATAAAGACCAGTATGAAATAAGTGAAAAGTAATTGGATTCTACAGAGGCCAGACTGAGcacatccatccatcccacaGTAATCCCATCTAAATCAAATATATTGTTTCTTTAAAGAGTTTTGCCAACTTCCTATTTTAAGAAAACCCCATAAACACTTCCTATTTTGGCCAGTTTTATTTATGCAATTAAAATGGTTTTTTATAAGAGCTGGGCTGgagaaacaatatatttttacaaGCCCATTAGTCATATAGTCAAGCTTCATTATATCACAATCATTCATCAGGAGTCTGTAATGAGAATGCTGTTTCCTTGCGCAATGAGAATGTTAAGGAAAATATGTATTCACAATAGGCCATAAAATGTGTGAAATCTAAACCAGAGGAAAAACCAGTGGGTTCATCTGGCTTTCATTTTTGCTGAAGAGGGTAACAGCCCTATAGACACAAACCTAGCTTCAACTTAGAAACCATATCCTTAATTATTAACCCTCTTCATTCTTCCACCCTTTCCAAACTCCACTCCCTTAAGAAAAGTAGAATACTTCATTTACAAATACTGTTATCAAAGACTCTCATGGGCGATCATTTTGGCTTCGGTCATTTTTctgccatactttttttttttttttaatttattacttatttatttattggctgcattggtcttcgttgctgtgcatgggttttctctagttgcggcgagcggggcctactcttcattacgTTGCGGTggattgttgcggagcacaggctctaggcgcgtgggcttccgtagttgtgttttgcaggctctagaacacaggctcagtagttgtggcgcacaggcttagttgctctgcgcatcatgtgggatcttcccggaccagggctcgaacccacgtcccctgcattggcaggcggattcttaaccactgcgccaccagggaagccctctgccatACTTTTGTTACAGCTTATTCTAAGCATTTCTCCTTACATCAACTATTTCTCCTGACGCGGCAGTCGGATTTGCGTATAAGCTTAGCCCCTGAACTGCGGGAAGTAAATGTCGCGGCGGAGGGGGAGCTGGGCGATCCCGGGCATCCCACATACCACCCGCAGGCTCCCTTCCTTCCACCCAGGCACCCTTCCAGGTTGCCCAAGGCTCTCATTCTGCGCCCGTCAACGGGAGTAACTGAAACggggcaggaagaaagaaagctgCTTCAACAAAGCCCAACGTGTGCAGCTTTGGTAATGCAAGGCCGAATTATGGGGACGTGCGTCGGGGCTGGCTGGAAAAGGGAAAGCGTTCAGCTTATGATTTTGTTGTATATTTCAGAAACCGAGGTGGTCTCTAAGATCCCCAGAACATCTCCTCTCCGTTAAGCAGCTTTCAGTCTTTTCCCTGCTCCCCCTCCACGAAAACCGGGTCTGCCAGGGTCCCAGCAGTGAGCGCTGTTCTCGTGGGTTTGCGCGCAGTCTGGATGATCCCCTCCGAGCCCCACTTCGGGGAGCTGCAGCTGAAGCCGAGAAGAGCCCGGGGCTGGCAGAAACGCAGCGCGCCGAGCAAGACCCAGCCCTCGGCACGGCCATCAAGGGGGCCCCCAGCTCTCCGGGAACCCAGCAAATGAACCCAGGAGGGGCGTCCCCATCGCTGCGCCCCGGCACCAGAGGGCACTCTGGAGAGGGAACACGCTGCGCCTCGCTCCCAGCCCTGGGTCCCCAGGAGCCAGGGCGGTGCGCGCCTGGGAGCCAGAGCCCTGGAGAATTCCTGTGTTTGCGCAGCGGGGCCAGCGAGGCCCCCGACCCTCCCGGCCCCGCGCCCAGGTACCTCGCAGCCGTAAAGCTGTACCAGCTGCTCCACGATCCACTCCTCCACCACGAGCCGCCTCCGAAGCTCCTTGCGATCGTATTTCACTGTCACTTTTCCCTGATGGTggcgccgctgctgctgctgaacGTGCCCGGCAGCGGACGCCGTGGCCACGGGCGCCGAGTCCTCCCGGGAGGAGCCCGAACCGCTGCTCGAGCCCGAGCTGCCGCCGGCGCCGCCCAGGGGGCTCTGGAAGAAAAcccgcgcgccgccgccgccgccgccgccgccggccccgcCGGCCGCCTC
This region includes:
- the PPP1R14C gene encoding protein phosphatase 1 regulatory subunit 14C isoform X1 yields the protein MSVVTGSSEAAGGAGGGGGGGGARVFFQSPLGGAGGSSGSSSGSGSSREDSAPVATASAAGHVQQQQRRHHQGKVTVKYDRKELRRRLVVEEWIVEQLVQLYGCEEEEMPEVEIDIDDLLDADSEEERALKLREALVDCYKPTEEFIKELLSRVRGMRKLSPPQKKTV
- the PPP1R14C gene encoding protein phosphatase 1 regulatory subunit 14C isoform X2, which encodes MSVVTGSSEAAGGAGGGGGGGGARVFFQSPLGGAGGSSGSSSGSGSSREDSAPVATASAAGHVQQQQRRHHQGKVTVKYDRKELRRRLVVEEWIVEQLVQLYGCEEEEMPEVEIDIDDLLDADSEEERALKLREALVDCYKPTEVKATDLHAGDAHIYVFSHELRPEVTFI